The Pseudomonadota bacterium region ATCGCGGGTACGATCTTTGCCGGGGACCATGAAGGCGTAGTGCGCGATCTTCGCCGCTGCGACTGCATCGCTTGAAAGCCCGATGAATTCGGGTTCGTGCATGTGCCGCTGTGCGATTCGTCGCACATCATCGTCCACGGTAGCCGAAAAGCACATCGTCTGGCGCTTGGGTGGAAGTCGCTCCAGGATCGCACCGAGCTCGCGGGCGAAACCCATGGAGAGCATCTCGTCCACTTCGTCTAGCACCAGCACTCGGAGCCCGGTCACGTCGAGCGTGCCGCGCTTGAGGTGATCGAGCACGCGGCCCGGGGTACCGCACACGATTTGTGTCCCCCTCCTGAGCTGGTCTATTTGCGGTTGCATGGCGGCCCCGCCGTAGATCGCTGACACACCGATGCTGAGCTGCTGGCTGAGCCGGCTAAGCTCGTCGGCGTTCTGCAATGCGAGCTCGCGAGTCGGCACCAGGATCAGCGCTTGGCTGCATGCAGCATCGCTCACGAGCCGATCCACCAGTGGAAGCCCGAAGGCTGTTGTCTTTCCCGTCCCAGTTTGGGACTGGACGATGATGTCTCGGCCTTCCACGGCCGGGCCATAGGTCGCGGACTGCACCGAAGTCGGTTCCGCGTAGCCCATCTCGTCAAGGGCTCGACGAACCTGCTTGCCCAG contains the following coding sequences:
- a CDS encoding DEAD/DEAH box helicase — protein: MNDTQQSVTETEAPPESRGFDALPLGKQVRRALDEMGYAEPTSVQSATYGPAVEGRDIIVQSQTGTGKTTAFGLPLVDRLVSDAACSQALILVPTRELALQNADELSRLSQQLSIGVSAIYGGAAMQPQIDQLRRGTQIVCGTPGRVLDHLKRGTLDVTGLRVLVLDEVDEMLSMGFARELGAILERLPPKRQTMCFSATVDDDVRRIAQRHMHEPEFIGLSSDAVAAAKIAHYAFMVPGKDRTRD